A genomic region of Oncorhynchus mykiss isolate Arlee chromosome 4, USDA_OmykA_1.1, whole genome shotgun sequence contains the following coding sequences:
- the tmem63a gene encoding CSC1-like protein 1 produces MSTWWGLVKNGSAHHVDNSSCFSSTESTVLKGNNFGGVPVVLLLDFSFFLALLILFSVIRRKLWDYGRLALISDREGFSETSHRRYGRMSSCVSNVEEPEHELGCCSWLPYIIRMDEEMVKARCGIDAVHYLSFQRHLITLLVLVTIISVTVILPVNLSGNLLGNDPYNFGRTTVGNLQKDNNLLWIHTVFAVIYLILTVLLLRRHTSQMKGMGRGLTRNTLFASSIPKEASEEDIRTHFTEAYPTCRVCEVHLTYDVAQLMHLDKERKRAEKNLHYYERVLQRGGQREVINPRLCGHLCCCRTRNCQEVDAIEYFRGQAAGLLEEVRTQRELVPQHPLGMVFVTLQSEAMATYILKDFNALDCGNGDSAVRCGCGREPQPSSCSATLKVRNWRVDYAPHPRNVYWDNLSVQGFRWWVRCLLLNFFLFFLLTFLTTPSIIISTMDKFNVTKPIYYLNSAVVSQFFPTLLLWSFSALLPTIVYYSTLGECHWNRSREQLIMMHKLYIFLLFMVLILPSLGLTSLAVFFRWLFDKEFLADGKLRFECVFLPDQGAFFVNYVITAGLVGSGMELLRLPGLLLYTIRMALARSAAERKYVKQNQAYEFEYGAMYGWTLCVFTVIMAYSITCPVIVPFGLLYLMLKHLVDKHNLYFAYLPGRLDRQVHLGAVNQALAAPIICLIWLYFFSVLRTGFMADTSLFTLVVLCVTVCICISYTCFGHFKYLSPHNYKLKEDEDALDGLADSNMVYLPRVLRTESPESPATSPDGCKTPQSYGTTDSSPSCQSPVDDELLMNP; encoded by the exons ATGTCCACTTGGTGGGGGCTGGTGAAAAATGGCAGTGCACATCATGTGGACAATAGCAGTTGTTTCAGCTCCACAGAAAGCACCGTCCTCAAGGGAAACAACTTTGGAGGGGTGCCTGTTGTACTGCTGCTGGACTTCAGCTtcttcttg GCGTTGCTGATCCTCTTCTCCGTCATCAGGAGGAAGCTGTGGGACTATGGCCGCCTGGCGCTGATCTCTGACAGGGAAGG GTTCAGTGAGACATCACACCGCCGCTATGGGAGAATGTCGTCCTGTGTGTCCAACGTGGAGGAGCCGGAGCACGAATTG GGATGCTGCTCCTGGCTCCCCTACATCATCAGAATGGA TGAGGAGATGGTGAAGGCGCGTTGTGGGATCGACGCTGTCCACTACCTGTCCTTCCAGCGTCACCTGATCACCCTCCTGGTGCTGGTTACCATCATCTCCGTGACTGTCATCTTGCCTGTCAACCTGTCTGGTAACCTGCTAG GAAATGACCCGTACAACTTCGGAAGGACTACTGTGGGTAATCTTCAGAAGGA TAATAACCTGCTGTGGATACACACAGTGTTTGCAGTCATCTACCTGATCTTGACAGTGTTACTGCTTAGGCGACACACCTCCCAGATGAAGGGCATGGGCAGAGGGCTG ACCAGAAACACCCTGTTTGCGTCTTCCATCCCCAAAGAAGCCAGTGAAGAGGACATCAGGACCCACTTTAC TGAGGCCTACCCTACCTGCCGTGTGTGTGAAGTGCACTTGACATATGATGTGGCCCAGCTGATGCACCTGGACAAGGAAAG GAAGCGAGCAGAGAAGAACCTGCACTACTACGAGCGGGTACTTCAGCGAGGGGGCCAGAGGGAGGTGATCAACCCCCGTCTATGTGGTCACCTCTGCTGCTGCCGCACCCGCAACTGTCAGGAG GTAGATGCCATAGAGTACTTCCGTGGTCAAGCGGCAGGTCTGTTGGAGGAGGTGAGGACGCAGAGAGAGCTTGTGCCACAGCACCCTCTAGGGATGGTCTTCGTCACTCTGCAGTCTGAGGCAATGGCCACATA CATTCTGAAGGACTTCAACGCCCTGGACTGTGGAAATGGGGACAGTGCAGTGAGGTGTGGGTGTGGCCGAGAGCCCCAACCTTCGTCTTGTAGCGCGACTCTGAAAGTGAGGAACTGGAGGGTTGACTATGCCCCTCATCCCAGAAATGTGTATTG ggACAACCTTTCAGTGCAGGGCTTCCGCTGGTGGGTCCGATGCCTGCTGCTCaacttcttcctcttcttcctcctcaccTTCCTCACCACTCCCTCCATCAtcatcagcaccatggacaagtTCAACGTCACCAAGCCCATCTACTACCTCAAC agtgcTGTGGTCAGTCAGTTTTTCCCCACTCTGCTTCTGTGGTCCTTCTCTGCCCTGCTGCCCACCATAGTGTACTACTCAACTCTGGGAGAGTGCCACTGGAACAG GTCCAGGGAGCAGTTGATTATGATGCACAAGCTGTACATCTTCCTCCTGTTCATGGTTCTGATCCTGCCCTCTCTTGGACTCACCAG TCTGGCTGTGTTCTTCCGCTGGCTGTTTGACAAAGAGTTTCTGGCTGATGGGAAGCTAAGGTTTGA GTGTGTGTTCCTGCCTGACCAGGGGGCGTTCTTTGTGAATTATGTCATCACGGCGGGCCTGGTGGGCTCTGGGATGGAGTTGCTGCGGTTGCCAGGGTTACTGCTCTACACCATCCGCATGGCGCTGGCTCGCTCCGCCGCAGAGAGGAAGTATGTCAAACAG AACCAAGCGTATGAGTTTGAGTACGGAGCCATGTACGGGTGGACCCTGTGTGTGTTCACTGTCATCATGGCTTACAGCATCACCTGCCCTGTCATAGTGCCTTTCG GTCTGCTGTACCTGATGCTGAAGCATCTAGTGGACAAACACAACCTGTACTTTGCCTACTTGCCCGGCCGCCTGGACAGGCAGGTGCACCTGGGAGCTGTCAATCAAGCCCTGGCTGCACCCATCATCTGCCTCATCTGGCTCTATTTCTTCTCCGTCCTCCGGACAG GGTTCATGGCAGACACATCTCTCTTCACTCTGGTGGTCCTGTGTGTAACTGTCTGCATCTGCATCAGCTACACCTGCTTCGGACACTTCAAGTACCTCAGCCCTCACAACTACAAG ttgaaggaggatgaggatgccTTGGATGGATTGGCGGACAGCAACATG GTCTACCTTCCAAGGGTGCTTAGAACCGAGTCCCCTGAGTCCCCCGCCACATCACCAGATGGGTGTAAAACCCCCCAGTCATATGGGACGACAGACAGCAGCCCATCCTGTCAGAGCCCAGTAGATGATGAACTGTTGATGAACCCCTGA